Proteins co-encoded in one Medicago truncatula cultivar Jemalong A17 chromosome 8, MtrunA17r5.0-ANR, whole genome shotgun sequence genomic window:
- the LOC25501744 gene encoding cytochrome P450 78A5, translated as MKPTLTFLWLLITTLVYHVLRSIFLTTFYWPLIINTLFISTLLTISLINYWLVPGGFAWRNYKQSTKLIGPMGWPILGTLPQMGSSAHTKLASLATSFKAKRLMALSLGATPVVISSHPETAREILFGSSFSDRPIKDSAGLLMFERAIGFAPSGTYWRKLRRIAAFNMFSPRRILGLESLRQRVADEMMLKVFKDMEEKGVVEVRGILQEGSLSNILESVFGSISNYNCLSLGGSEELGNMVKEGYELIAKFNLEDYFDFKFLDFYGVKRKCHKLAAKVTSVVGQIVEERKRSKELVIGDNDFLSTLLSLPKEERLGDSDMVAILWEMIFRGTDTVAILLEWTMARMVLHQDIQMKARQEIDICVGQNSHVRDSDIPNLPYLQAIVKEVLRLHPPGPLLSWARLAVHDVHVDKTLVPAGTTAMVNMWAISHDSSIWEDPLTFNPERFLKEDVSVMGSDLRLAPFGAGRRVCPGRALGLATVHLWLAQLLHNFVWLPAQVPVDLSESLKLSLEMKNPLKCSVVLRKSMTM; from the exons ATGAAACCCACACTAACATTCCTTTGGCTCCTAATCACAACACTTGTCTATCATGTTCTAAGATCAATATTTCTAACCACCTTCTATTGGCCTCTAATAATTAATACTCTCTTTATCTCCACCCTCCTCACTATTTCTCTAATTAATTACTGGCTTGTCCCTGGAGGCTTTGCATGGAGGAACTATAAACAAAGCACAAAACTCATTGGGCCTATGGGCTGGCCTATTTTGGGAACTTTACCTCAAATGGGATCTTCAGCTCACACAAAACTTGCTTCCTTAGCCACTTCTTTCAAAGCAAAGAGATTAATGGCGTTAAGTCTAGGAGCCACACCAGTTGTTATAAGTAGCCACCCTGAAACTGCAAGAGAAATTCTATTCGGATCGTCTTTTTCTGACCGTCCGATCAAAGATTCAGCAGGCTTGCTTATGTTCGAGCGTGCCATTGGTTTTGCTCCTTCCGGAACCTATTGGAGAAAACTAAGAAGGATTGCAGCCTTTAATATGTTCTCTCCAAGGAGAATTCTTGGCTTGGAGAGTCTCCGGCAACGCGTGGCGGATGAAATGATGTTGAAAGTTTTTAAGGATATGGAGGAGAAAGGGGTGGTGGAAGTTAGAGGGATATTGCAAGAAGGATCTCTTAGCAATATTTTGGAGAGTGTGTTTGGTTCCATTAGTAATTATAATTGTTTGAGTTTAGGAGGAAGTGAGGAACTAGGAAACATGGTTAAGGAAGGGTATGAGTTAATTGCTAAGTTTAATTTGGaagattattttgattttaagtttttggaCTTTTATGGTGTGAAGAGAAAGTGTCATAAATTGGCGGCTAAGGTCACTAGTGTGGTTGGTCAAATTGTGGAAGAACGAAAAAGAAGTAAAGAGTTGGTTATTGGGGATAATGATTTTCTTAGCACTTTGTTATCTTTACCTAAAGAGGAAAGATTAGGTGATTCCGATATGGTGGCAATTCTATGG GAAATGATATTTCGAGGAACAGACACAGTTGCTATACTCCTTGAATGGACCATGGCAAGGATGGTTTTACATCAAGACATACAAATGAAAGCCCGTCAAGAAATAGACATTTGTGTTGGCCAAAACAGTCATGTAAGAGACTCAGACATTCCTAATCTCCCTTACCTTCAAGCCATAGTAAAGGAGGTGCTTCGACTGCACCCACCGGGCCCACTATTATCATGGGCCCGCCTTGCAGTCCATGACGTTCATGTAGATAAAACCCTTGTGCCAGCTGGCACAACAGCAATGGTAAACATGTGGGCTATATCTCATGATTCCTCTATTTGGGAAGATCCATTGACTTTTAATCCAGAACGATTTCTAAAAGAAGATGTTTCTGTTATGGGCTCGGACTTGAGGCTTGCACCTTTTGGTGCAGGTCGTAGGGTTTGTCCAGGAAGAGCCCTAGGCTTAGCCACGGTTCATCTCTGGCTAGCACAACTTCTCCATAATTTTGTGTGGCTTCCAGCACAAGTACCTGTGGATCTTTCAGAAAGTCTTAAGCTTTCCCTTGAAATGAAGAATCCTTTGAAATGTTCAGTAGTTCTTCGTAAGAGCATGACCATGTGA
- the LOC25501748 gene encoding REF/SRPP-like protein At1g67360, with translation MTTTKQMDVERNDHEKLKHLGFVRIAAIHAFVCMSSLYDYAKQNSGPLRSAVGTVEGTVTTVLGPVYNKFKPLPQDLLVFFDNKVDEATNKFEEHAPTFVKQVANQAKGLIQEATHKAEKVVNEAQSGGAKAAANYVATKSKQIVLTSSVKIWLGLNHYPPFHAVAEMAVPTAAHWSEKYNHVVKDITGKGYTVFGYLPLIPIDEIAKAFKQGEVNVSVDHETSSGEDFSD, from the exons ATGACCACCACCAAACAG ATGGATGTAGAGAGAAATGATCATGAAAAACTGAAGCATCTTGGGTTTGTGAGAATTGCTGCTATTCATGCTTTTGTTTGCATGTCGAGTCTGTATGACTATGCAAAACAAAACTCAGGACCTTTGAGATCTGCTGTTGGAACCGTTGAAGGTACTGTCACTACCGTTCTTGGTCCTGTTTACAACAAATTCAAGCCTCTTCCTCAAGATCTCCTTGTTTTTTTCGACAACAAG GTGGATGAAGCAACCAACAAATTTGAAGAGCATGCTCCTACTTTTGTAAAGCAAGTAGCAAATCAAGCTAAAGGTTTGATTCAAGAAGCAACACACAAAGCTGAGAAAGTAGTGAATGAGGCTCAATCTGGTGGGGCAAAAGCAGCTGCAAATTATGTAGCTacaaaatctaaacaaattGTGCTAACAAGTTCAGTAAAAATATGGTTAGGTCTCAACCACTATCCACCATTCCATGCAGTGGCAGAGATGGCAGTTCCAACAGCTGCACATTGGTCAGAAAAGTATAACCATGTTGTTAAGGACATTACTGGAAAGGGATACACAGTGTTTGGATATTTGCCTTTGATTCCTATTGATGAAATAGCCAAGGCATTTAAACAGGGGGAAGTTAATGTGAGTGTAGATCATGAAACATCTTCTGGTGAAGATTTTTCTGATTGA
- the LOC112417426 gene encoding cysteine proteinase inhibitor 4-like → MRFQSLVFILIVLFSLGATIQAIPPGDSSLINIKDPHVIQIAEYAINEQNAENQGPELKLEKVINIISQIDDEGTSYHLTLSANDGSASNKYEAHVLEKPNETYYLTFFKRIHA, encoded by the coding sequence ATGAGATTTCAATCCCTTGTTTTTATCCTCATTGTTCTATTTTCCTTGGGGGCCACAATTCAAGCTATACCACCAGGCGATTCAAGCCTCATCAACATCAAGGATCCACATGTGATTCAAATCGCTGAGTATGCTATTAATGAGCAAAACGCGGAAAATCAAGGGCCGGAATTAAAGTTGGAGAAAGTCATCAATATTATATCCCAAATTGATGATGAAGGGACCAGCTACCATCTCACCCTTTCTGCTAACGATGGTTCTGCTTCTAACAAGTATGAAGCTCATGTGTTGGAGAAGCCAAATGAGACCTATTACCTTACCTTCTTCAAACGTATTCATGCttaa
- the LOC25501749 gene encoding uncharacterized protein → MAFIMEFAENLVLKLMEDPNERDRRFREHVYKTKDRCAKTKEMWSYPMRPYGFWTFERHNSQLAWDAQISQVAGRRDPYDEILSHYPASSSK, encoded by the coding sequence ATGGCTTTCATAATGGAATTCGCTGAGAATCTGGTTCTGAAATTGATGGAAGATCCTAACGAAAGGGATCGTAGATTCAGGGAACATGTGTATAAGACGAAGGATAGGTGCGCGAAGACGAAGGAGATGTGGAGTTACCCTATGCGACCTTATGGTTTCTGGACATTTGAACGCCATAACTCTCAGCTTGCTTGGGATGCTCAGATTAGTCAAGTTGCTGGTCGTAGGGATCCTTATGATGAAATTCTTTCACATTACCCTGCCTCATCTTCGAAATGA